The Penicillium psychrofluorescens genome assembly, chromosome: 2 nucleotide sequence CGCCGTGCTGATGACTTTCGTCGGCGTCATCTGGACCATGTCCGGCTACGACTCACCATTCCATCTGAGCGAGGAGTGCTCCAACGCCAACATTGCCTCTCCGCGCGCAATCGTCCTCACCTccggcgtcggcggcctGATGGGCTGGTtcctgcagctggtggtCGCCTACACCGTGGTGGATATCGACAAAGTCATCAATTCGGATCTGGGCCAGCCGTGGGCTTCTTACCTGCTGCAGGTCCTGCATCCCAACGCCGCAATGGCCGTGCTGGGCCTGACGATCGTCTGCGGCTTCTCCATGGGCCAGGGTTGCATGGTCGCTGCGTCGCGAGTGACATACGCCTACGCGCGCGACGACTGCTTCCCGCTGTCGCGGTACTGGAAGCGGGTCAACTCGTACACGCAGACCCCCGTGAACGCAGTGATCATCAACGCCGTGCTGGGCATCTTCATGTGCCTGCTTATTCTCGCCGGCGACGTTGCCATCGGCGCGCTGTTCTCCATTGGCGCCATTGCGCAGttcgtcgccttcgccatccccatcttcatccgcgttttcttcgtcggcaATCGCTTCCGCAAGGGTCCCTGGCACCTCGGTCCGTTTGGGCCGTATATCGGGGCCGTCGGTTGTGCCTTTGTGATGCTGATGGTTCCGATTTTGTGTCTGCCCAGCGCGACGGGCAGTGACTTGACTGCGAGTCTGATGAACTGGACGTGTCTAGTGTGGGGAGGGCCGATGCTGGCTGTGACCATTTGGTATATTGTTGATGCGCATCGCTGGTTCACAGGGCCCAAGGTCAATGTGGAGCATGCCATTCATGACATCGCTGAGATCGTGAGCGATGATCCTGACGAGCAGCCGTCTGTGGAGCCGAGTTCGGGGGATGTAAAGGCGAATTAATTAGCATGTTTTGGTGAGGGAGTTTGGGCGGTTATTTGTAGTCTTTTGTTTTTCTATGTGGATATACTTCAATATGAGGTTGCATGCAGACCGATCAAATTAAGTGGAGATCACTGTCTCTTAGTAGTGTGGAGGGTTAGGTGTATACAAGCAATAATCATGTGAAAATACAGAGTAGTCAAACATATTCAAAAGAACCCACTTCGATATTTGACAAGGACCCTGAATAACAAACTAGTTTCTCCAGGATTCATCATGACAGCTCCATCATGAGAACGAGACCCAGCAGGGTGCCCCATCCTGACCTGTTCCTGGCATCGCCATGTGGCCCCGATGGAGCAGTGGGCATTCTCCACAAGGTCCCAGATGCTTAAATTGACTCTGGGTGATGGATCCGATGTCCATGCCGTCGTTTAATTGTATATTTAATGCAGTGATCGGGGTTTCTTCTGAGTTTCTACTGATGGGTTGGGGGTGGAGGTTAGGGCTGCGCTGGATATATATCGGTCCCTTATGACAGTTTACTGGCtacaagaaaaaaacagGTTTGAAATATATACTAGCGTCACAATGTTCTTTGAGACCATCCAGCACAATAtgttttttggtttttttgcAAAAGTACATACATACTGGGTAGACACGCATTGCTGATCTCTTGGTACTGTACCCGGTACTTGAAGATCCCTTTTAATATCGCGGGATCCCAGAAAAGCAAGTCCAATATCGACAGCCTTCTTCGGCAGGACCTTACAATGTACTGGCtagaaaaaagaaaccccCCCCTGCACGCCTCCAAACCCATCCCGttctccaaaaaaaaaagccacAATAACCACACAGGACTTGGCCCTCAGGTACTGAGTACCCGCCGGAAGAATCCTGCGAATATGTATGCAGCTCCACCGGCGCTCGGTGCAGCGGCCCCCCCTGGCGGACGGTCCCCACCAGCGGTGGTGCGGTGGACACTGGATGGACATGGATGCAACGGAAAAAACAAGTTAGATGGGACACACAGATATGCTTAATCTGACTCCAGATGGAGGGCTCCATCcaggagagaaagagggtCTCCCTATGAATTTGTTTACGACTACCGTAATAAACCTCCCTTCTATTGTATCCTTTTTTCCACCCTACTGTAAGAAGTGTGCCGGGGTAACAAAAAGTATGAGACGCGTGGAAAGTCAAAACGGAACTCCTGCCTTTCTCCAACCACGATGAGGCCTCGGGCCATGCTGACTCCAAATACAAAAATCCAAAAATTTGGAGGGCGTATTATTGTCGGGGATCTCGGCAGAACATACACGGCCGACCGTACCCGATCGACACCGTCAAGGCTGCGATGCGCCTGGGGTGATTCTGCCTGGGAGTTTCGAGCAGACAGTCTGACCGTCTATCGGTTTGTACCGTAcgccagaagagaaaacgtGCCCTGGTTGTGGCCGTTGGTACCTGGTTCACAGAAACCCAAGTGGCCGGTCGTAAGGAATTTACGAGCCGGAAATGGCCTGTTTCGGGGAATCGCCGAGCGGAACGCCTTTTTGGCATTTTCCAACACAAAATCCGCGCCACCGCGGGAGATCCTTACTACCTGTGATCCGAGGCCTAATTCACTTCGGGCATTCCAGGCAGCCACGGGCTCTAAAGACGATCCGGTCTGGactcctgcagcagcagcagcagaaacACAAATACCAAATGCTGCATTCCACGATCACTACTGCAAACAGAAACCgacacttttttttttttttttcaaatGGTTCGCTCGTTCCATGGATTGCCAAATCCGCGACTCTGGGTCGTTTCCACTCAGATCAATCACATGGCTATGTTAATAATAGTACTTTTTGCTTCGGCGCCCACAACTAGTAATAATGTCCTGAAGTATATCCGAAACCAATGACGCGGCCGGCAGGGGGTTGGGGGATTATTTTGAGTTCCTCGGTACAGAAAGCCATCCCATTTGCAAGCGATTTTATTTATTTGTCGAGTAACACAACGAACCAGGACCTTTGGGCTGGGTCTCGACGAGTCGCATCGTGAGCCTATGACACCGGTGGTGCGATCCTCTCGCGCTCACGGGCGAACGCGCAGTGATTGGCCTCGGCGCAGCCTGAAACTCGATGATCCGGACTTGGGAACTCAGTTGTTCCGGCCAGTGCCGGATGGGCTGGGCCGGCTGACTTGCTCTACGTTAGGCAGGTTGGCGCGTCTTTTGTTGCTCTGTCACGATGCAAACTGCCGAATTCGGCGGCTCGGACTGCTCCTGGAATGATGTAAGATTTTGGTGGTTGGCGCTAGTTCACTCTTCCTTATGGCTGCGCTGCGGACGGACACCCCCGAGGCGGGCGCCGGTCTTCAGCGGTGTGTTTGTAGGTTGTCACTAGCCCTACTAGCGGGCCTATGGAGAAATGGAATAATGGCCCCCCCGTTCTCCGTCTTGTCCTTTCCACCGAAGCTTTAAGCTTTCCTGCGAAGTTTGGGAGTTTATGCAAAATAGAAGGGCCCCCCTGACGACCACGAAGATCATGCATGGACTGGTAACATGGGATAGGTGGAGATCTAGCGGTCTAGCCGCAAGCTGCTAGAAAAATACAGATTTGCATAGTATACTATACGCACTGCTGTGCCTATTGTAACTACATCCCATCCGAGCCGCTCGGCTCCGGGAGTGGATCTCGCAACTCCCGCGCGACAGCCGGAAGTGCCATGCGCGTGGGTGTacaacaaaaacaaagccCAAAGGTAATTTTAACACACCGTGTCTTTTTCTCCTATTGCAAAAAACGTTCCCACGGACCAACTTAAACAAGCACGCCACCATTTTGGCCCTCCCTCCCGGCAATTGTTGGAACCGGCGCGAGCCCGACtcggccgcggtggatggaACAAAGCGGAAGGTTAAGCGAGCGagggatttttttttttccccagGCCCGTAATCGGAGTTTCCAATTTTGAATTACTTGGTCCCAAAGGAGTTTCCTACATGTCCTGTACTGCGTCCAGACACGCAATGAGGCAAGATGGTCATTGTGGCGGGCAGTTAATCCATGTTCCTGTTTAGCCATGTGCCGGGGGGCCCCATCGCGAAGTTCTGCAGAACCCTGGTCGAAGCCTGGAGGTC carries:
- a CDS encoding uncharacterized protein (ID:PFLUO_003850-T1.cds;~source:funannotate), encoding MAITQTSDSEAYRDAIGPAQVTSVLPDGDNPIADYKMDADERVIVALGYKQEFKREFSLWTTFCVSFAVLGLLPSFASTLYYGMGYAGTAGMVWGWIIAMIFIQCVAMGMAELCSAMPTSGGLYYAAAVLAPPRYGPFAAWITGWSSWIGQVTAAPSVNFSLSAMILACGSINNPSYVPTNWQVFLLTTLIMILHAAISSMPTKRVAQFNSWGSTFNIIALVIVLITIPAAAKNTPRFKSSHEVWGHITNLTDFPDGVAVLMTFVGVIWTMSGYDSPFHLSEECSNANIASPRAIVLTSGVGGLMGWFLQLVVAYTVVDIDKVINSDLGQPWASYLLQVLHPNAAMAVLGLTIVCGFSMGQGCMVAASRVTYAYARDDCFPLSRYWKRVNSYTQTPVNAVIINAVLGIFMCLLILAGDVAIGALFSIGAIAQFVAFAIPIFIRVFFVGNRFRKGPWHLGPFGPYIGAVGCAFVMLMVPILCLPSATGSDLTASLMNWTCLVWGGPMLAVTIWYIVDAHRWFTGPKVNVEHAIHDIAEIVSDDPDEQPSVEPSSGDVKAN